One Corynebacterium efficiens YS-314 DNA segment encodes these proteins:
- a CDS encoding GatB/YqeY domain-containing protein translates to MSDLKKKIREDLTTSMKARDKDTTGTLRMLLSALTQEETTGAKHELTDEDVLRIIAREIKKRRESAEIYTQNGREELASAELKEASILEAYQPAQLSDDELEALIDDSIAEISQATGEEVTMKHMGQVMKAATGKAAGQVDGKRLSTAVKSRLS, encoded by the coding sequence ATGAGTGATCTGAAGAAGAAAATCCGTGAAGACCTGACCACCTCCATGAAAGCCCGGGATAAAGACACGACCGGCACCCTGCGTATGCTGCTCTCCGCACTGACGCAGGAGGAAACCACCGGGGCCAAGCATGAACTGACCGATGAGGATGTTTTAAGGATCATCGCGCGCGAGATCAAGAAGCGTCGCGAATCAGCCGAGATCTACACCCAGAACGGCCGTGAGGAACTGGCCAGCGCCGAGCTGAAGGAGGCCTCCATCCTGGAGGCCTACCAGCCGGCGCAGCTGAGCGACGACGAGCTCGAAGCGCTTATCGACGACAGCATCGCCGAGATCTCCCAGGCCACGGGGGAGGAAGTCACCATGAAACATATGGGGCAGGTCATGAAGGCTGCCACCGGAAAGGCCGCCGGCCAGGTGGACGGCAAACGACTCTCCACCGCTGTGAAGAGTCGCCTGTCCTAG
- a CDS encoding multicopper oxidase domain-containing protein produces the protein MSIPIGPAGGAGSNPAPKKPLGGDNGVEWASWVLVGLAIATVVMLAILASSGFGSTGQTTTQASTSSGQTVTDGDTVTHQVDIEGMLFTPNTVEIPAGSTLVLEITNNDSQNHDLALNGINTGLIPPGETVTRDFGIFNESTAGWCTVAGHKAMGMTFDVTVTGTTGAAPAGGTNPAAVDVPGVGARSVDHEGFTPVNPVLAPAPTGTVHEYSWDITEEVRQVAPGHEQVVWLFDGQAPGPTLRGRLGDTFRITLHNKGTMDHSIDFHAGEVNPDTNMAQTPVGESLTYEFVANRYGIWMYHCATAPMSLHIANGMFGAVIIDPPADSAESLSEVDEEYLLVASEMFLGETEIGADAQRVNDRDYDLTAFNFYPNQYDLAPIEHKVGDTVRVWLMNVGPDQSLSFHVVGEVFDTVFSEGRYLIRDAGTRGTGSQAVNVSVAQGAFIELTFNAPGNYAFVNHQMTDAEKGQHGFFTVTD, from the coding sequence ATGAGCATCCCGATCGGACCCGCCGGCGGCGCCGGCTCGAATCCCGCGCCGAAGAAACCCCTCGGCGGCGACAACGGCGTCGAATGGGCCTCGTGGGTGCTCGTTGGCCTGGCGATCGCCACCGTGGTCATGCTCGCGATCCTCGCCAGCAGTGGCTTCGGTTCCACAGGTCAGACGACGACACAGGCGTCGACAAGCAGCGGACAGACCGTCACCGACGGTGACACGGTCACACACCAGGTGGACATCGAGGGCATGCTTTTCACGCCGAACACGGTCGAGATCCCGGCCGGGTCGACGTTGGTGTTGGAGATCACCAACAACGACTCACAGAACCACGACCTTGCACTCAACGGCATCAACACCGGCCTGATCCCCCCGGGTGAAACCGTCACCCGGGACTTCGGTATCTTCAACGAGTCGACCGCCGGCTGGTGCACCGTCGCCGGTCACAAGGCGATGGGAATGACCTTTGACGTGACGGTCACCGGCACCACCGGAGCCGCCCCGGCGGGCGGAACCAACCCGGCCGCCGTCGACGTACCCGGAGTCGGCGCCCGCAGCGTCGACCACGAGGGCTTCACCCCGGTCAACCCGGTCCTGGCCCCGGCCCCGACCGGTACCGTCCACGAATACAGCTGGGATATCACCGAGGAGGTCCGCCAGGTCGCACCGGGTCATGAGCAGGTGGTCTGGCTTTTCGACGGGCAGGCGCCCGGACCGACCCTGCGCGGCAGACTCGGCGACACCTTCCGCATCACCCTGCACAACAAGGGCACGATGGATCACTCCATCGATTTCCACGCCGGCGAGGTCAACCCGGACACCAACATGGCGCAGACCCCCGTCGGGGAATCCCTGACCTACGAGTTCGTCGCCAACCGCTACGGCATCTGGATGTACCACTGCGCGACCGCCCCCATGAGCCTGCACATCGCCAACGGTATGTTCGGCGCGGTCATCATCGACCCGCCGGCCGACTCCGCGGAGTCCCTCAGTGAAGTCGATGAGGAGTACCTGCTGGTCGCCAGCGAGATGTTCCTCGGCGAAACCGAAATCGGCGCCGACGCCCAGCGCGTCAACGACCGCGACTACGACCTGACGGCGTTCAACTTCTATCCCAACCAGTACGACCTGGCCCCCATTGAGCACAAGGTCGGCGACACCGTGCGGGTGTGGCTGATGAATGTGGGCCCGGACCAGTCGCTGAGTTTCCACGTCGTCGGGGAGGTCTTCGACACCGTCTTCTCCGAGGGTCGCTACCTCATCCGCGACGCGGGGACGCGTGGCACCGGTTCACAGGCCGTGAACGTGTCCGTCGCCCAGGGCGCGTTCATCGAACTGACCTTCAACGCGCCCGGCAACTACGCGTTCGTCAACCACCAGATGACCGACGCGGAGAAGGGCCAGCACGGATTCTTCACCGTCACCGACTAA